Genomic segment of Polycladomyces abyssicola:
GGGTGTATTCGGGTACGCTCAACTCCGGTTCCTACGTGCTGAACTCCACCAAAGGGAAGCGTGAACGGATCGGTCGGATCCTGCAAATGCACGCTAACCACCGTGAAGAGATCAGCACCGTGTACGCCGGGGACATCGCGGCCGCGGTCGGTCTGAAAGACACGACGACCGGGGACACCTTGTGCGATGAAAAACACCCGATTATCCTGGAATCCATGGTCTTCCCGGAACCGGTGATCTCGATCGCCATCGAGCCGAAATCTAAAGCGGACCAAGACAAGATGGCGATGGCGCTGGCCAAACTAGCCGAGGAAGATCCGACGTTCCGCACCCATACGGACGAAGAGACGGGACAAACCATCATCTCCGGTATGGGCGAGCTGCACCTCGACATCATCGTGGACCGTCTGCGCCGCGAGTTCAAAGTGGAAGCCAAAGTTGGTAAACCGCAAGTGGCTTACAAAGAAACCTTCCGCAAATCGGCCAAAGTGGAAGGGAAATTCATCCGGCAAACGGGTGGACGCGGTCAATACGGTCACGTCTGGATCGAATTCGAACCGCTGCCGGAAGGCTCCGGTTTCGTATTCGAAAACAAAATCGTCGGTGGTGTGGTGCCGAAAGAATACATCCCGGCCGTACAGGCGGGGATCGAGGAAGCCATGCAAAATGGCGTGTTGGCCGGATATCCGATGGTGGACATCAAGGCGACCATCTTCGATGGTTCGTACCACGATGTCGACTCTTCGGAAATGGCCTTCAAGATCGCCGGCTCTCTTGCCCTGAAAGCGGCCAAGGACAAATGTGACCCTGTGCTTCTGGAGCCGATCATGAGAGTGGAAGTGGTCGTTCCGGAAGAATACATGGGAGACATCATGGGTGACATCAACTCCCGCCGCGGTCGCGTCGAGGGCATGGAAGCACGCGGCGGTGCCCAAGTGATTCGCGGTATGGTACCGCTGGCCGAAATGTTCGGTTATGCGACCAGCCTGCGGTCCAAAACGCAAGGACGCGGTACCTTCACGATGCAATTCGACCACTATGAAGAAGTGCCGAAAAACATCGCGGAAGAGATTATCGCGAACAACGCGGGTAAATAATCTCTCGGTTGTTGACAAGTGTTCACTAAGGCGGAAGCCGTCTCTGAATGATTCATCCGCGGCTTGGCCGTCGGAGCATCGATCGGGGGACGGCGTTCCGCGGAACCTTTTCGCAATCTGACATGCCTGCGGTGCATCATCATGAAAGTCAGAGGCGAACCTATGTGAATGATTTCGCCTCCGACTTTCTCACATACATCTAAAAAACATTGGCAAATTTGAAGGAGGATCACGAAAAATGGCCAAAGCCAAATTTGAGCGTACGAAACCGCACGTCAACATTGGTACGATCGGTCACGTTGACCACGGTAAAACCACGTTGACCGCCGCTATCACCACCGTTTTGGCGAAAACCGGTGGCGCTGTAGCAACTGCTTACGACCAAATCGACAAAGCTCCGGAAGAAAAAGAACGGGGCATCACGATCTCCACGGCTCACGTGGAATATGAAACTGAAAACCGTCACTATGCGCACGTGGACTGCCCGGGTCACGCCGACTACGTGAAAAACATGATCACCGGTGCGGCCCAAATGGACGGTGCGATCCTCGTAGTGTCCGCTGCGGACGGTCCGATGCCGCAAACCCGGGAGCACATCCTGCTGTCCCGTCAGGTCGGCGTTCCGTACATCGTTGTGTTCCTGAACAAAGTGGACATGGTGGACGACGAAGAGCTGTTAGAACTGGTGGAAATGGAAGTGCGCGACCTGTTGTCCGAGTATGAATTCCCGGGCGACGAAATCCCGGTTGTGAAAGGTTCCGCTCTGAAAGCGCTGGAAAACCCGGACAGCGAGTGGGCCGACGCCATTCTCGAACTGATGAAAGCCGTGGACGAGTACATCCCGACCCCGGAACGCGACAAAGACAAACCGTTCCTGATGCCGGTCGAGGACGTGTTCTCCATCACCGGTCGTGGTACGGTGGCCACCGGTCGTGTGGAACGCGGTACCATTAAAGTTGGCGACGAAGTGGAAATCGTGGGTCTGGCCGACGAAACCAAGAAAACGGTTGTTACCGGCGTGGAAATGTTCCGCAAGCTGCTGGATGTGGCTGAAGCTGGTGACAACATCGGTGCCCTGCTGCGTGGGGTTGACCGGAAAGAAGTTGAACGCGGTCAAGTGTTGGCCAAACCGGGCAGCGTGAACCCGCACACCAAATTTGAAGCTCAAGTGTACATTCTGACCAAAGAAGAGGGCGGCCGTCACACCCCGTTCTTCAACGGTTATCGTCCGCAGTTCTACTTCCGGACCACGGACGTGACCGGCGTCATCAAACTGCCGGAAGGCACTGAAATGGTGATGCCTGGTGACAACATCAAAATGGAAGTGGAACTGATCGCTCCGATCGCGATCGAAGAAGGTACACGTTTCGCGATCCGCGAAGGTGGACGCACCGTGGGTGCCGGTGCCGTGTCCAAAATCCTCGGCTAATAAGCGTGGAAATGGACAAACCCTCCGGGAATTTACCCGGAGGGTTTTATTCTCTTAGTGAGCTCGGCAGGGCTTGGTCAGCCGCTCGCCGATGAAAATATTGCCCCTACGGTTTCATCAGAAATCGCTCTGATCCCGCTTTTTTGAGGGCGCGGGGGAGCGGGGCTGAAAAAGATGCGTGCGATATTGAGCAAACAGAACGCAGTATGGTCTACTAAGCATGTGTGTGGACATTCATAGATTCGAGTAAGCTTGAACGTAGAGTCGCGATTTTCCCACGGTTGATGGGCAATTTAAAATCTCTGACCCCGTAAAAGAGGAGAACCGGGAAAAAATCACGGTTTTCCTTGCATCGGCCTGATGAATTCATTATAATAGGGAATGTTGGTCGTGGACAGCGATGATGCGGAAGGTTGCCGACACACCCGGCCCCTTTGCCATGGCCGGGGCGGGAAATTTTCGCGGAGAAGTCCATTTGCAAAATGGGCGAAAAGGAGGGGTATCCATGGCAAAACAAAAGATTCGCATCCGGCTCAAAGCGTACGACCACCGCATTCTGGATCAATCGGCGGAGAAAATCGTCGATACGGCGAAACGGACGGGTGCTGGTGTATCTGGTCCGATTCCGCTGCCGACGGAGCGTTCCGTCTACACAATCCTGCGGGCGGTGCACAAGTACAAAGACTCGCGCGAGCAATTCGAGATGCGCACGCATAAACGGTTGATCGACATCGTCAACCCCACTCCGCAAACGGTGGATGCCTTGATGCGTTTGGATCTGCCGTCCGGCGTGGATATCGAAATCAAATTGTGATACAGCATCAGAGAGGAAACACGGTGGTAGGAGGTGTGCGACGTGAAAGGGATTCTCGGCAAAAAACTGGGGATGACTCAGGTGTTCACTGCCGATGGTACCGTGGTGCCGGTTACGGTGATTCAGGCCGGTCCGTGCGTGGTTCTTCAAAAGAAAGAAGAAACCACCGACGGATACGAAGCCATTCAATTGGGCTTTGAAGACAAAAAAGAGCATCGGGCCAACAAACCGGAAATCGGCCATGCGAAAAAAGCGAACACGACGCCGAAAAAATTTGTGCGCGAAATCCGCGGCATGAATCCGGCTGAATACGAAGTGGGCCAAGAAATCAAAGTGGACTTGTTTCAAGAAGGGGAAATCGTGGACGTGACCGGCACGTCGAAAGGGAAAGGGTTTGCCGGTGCCATCAAGCGGCACAACCAAGCTCGCGGTCCGATGAGCCACGGTTCCCGTTATCATCGGGGTCCTGGTTCCTTGGGTCCGATCGCGCCGAACCGCGTGTTCAAGGGGCAAACGCTCCCGGGACGCATGGGCGGTGAACGCGTGACGATTCAAAACCTGGAAATCGTAAAAGTGGACACGGACAACAACCTGCTGTTGGTCAAAGGCTCCATTCCGGGTCCGCGAAACAGCTACGTGATCGTGAAATCCGCGGTAAAAAGCCGGTAATGAATGTCAGAGAAGGAGGGAGACGACATGCCCAAGGTAGCAGTATACGACATGAACGGCAGCCAAGTGGGGGAAATCGAACTGTCCGAAGCGATCTTCGGCATCGAGCCCAACAAGGCCGTTCTGCATGATGCCGTTGTGATGCAACAGGCATCTCTGCGCCGGGGGACCCACGCGGTGAAAAACCGTGCAGCCGTACGCGGCGGTGGACGGAAACCCTGGCGGCAAAAAGGTACCGGGCGCGCGCGTCACGGAAGCATTCGTTCGCCTCTGTGGGTGGGCGGTGGCGTGGTGTTCGGACCGACTCCGCGCAGCTACGCTTACAAATTGCCGAAGAAAGTACGTCGTCTGGCCATCAAATCCGCATTGTCCGCGAAAGTGAAGGACAACGAGCTGATCGTGCTGGACGATCTGAAAATGGAACAACCGAAAACGCGTGAAATGGTACGCGTGCTCAACAACCTGAACGCTGACCGCAAAGCGCTGGTCGTCAGCGGTGCGTTCGATGAGAACGTGGCCTTGTCCGCGCGCAACATTCCCGGCGTGAAGTTCATCCAAGCTGACGGTATCAACGTGCTGGATGTTCTGAGCCACGACAAGCTCATCATGACTCGGGACGCCATTGCCCGGGTGGAGGAGGTGTTCAGCCGGTGAAAGACCCGCGTGACATCATCCGTCGTCCGATCATCACGGAAAAATCGACCGAGATGAACGAAGAGCGGAAATACGTCTTTGAAGTGGATCTGCGTGCCAACAAAACGGAGATCAAACAAGCCGTTGAAAAAATCTTCGGCGTGAAAGTGGAGAAAGTGAACACGATGCGTGTTCGCGGCAAGAAAAAACGCTATGGTCGTTTTACCGGCCGCACGCCTGAACGTAAAAAAGCGATCGTGAAACTGACGGCTGACAGCAAGCCCATCGAACTGTTCGAAGTGTAAGCCCAGGGAAAAGGAGGGAATGAGGCATGGGCATCAAACGTTTTAAACCGACTTCTCCGGGTCGTCGTCAAATGACGGTGTCCACTTTTGAGGAGATTACGACGGATAAACCGGAAAAATCGCTTGTTGTTACTTTGCCCAAAAAGTCCGGCCGTAACAACCAAGGGAAAATCACGGTCCGGCACCAAGGTGGCGGTCACAAGCGGAAATACCGGATCATCGACTTCAAGCGCGACAAAGACGGTATTCCCGGCCGCGTTGCCACAATCGAATACGATCCGAACCGTTCGGCCAACATCGCCCTCATTCATTATGCGGACGGTGAAAAACGGTACATCCTGGCGCCGCACGGCTTGAAAGTGGGTCAGGAAATCATGTCCGGTCCCGATGCTGACATCAAAGTGGGGAACGCCCTGCCGCTGGCTAACATTCCGGTCGGTACGGTGATCCACAACATCGAGCTGAAACCGGGGCGCGGTGGACAATTGGTTCGTGCTGCTGGTGCGCAAGCACAATTGATGGGGAAAGAAGGCAAATACGCCATCGTACGTTTGACCTCTGGCGAAATGCGGATGATCCACATCAACTGCCGCGCAACGATTGGTCAAGTGGGTAACCTGGATCACGAGCTGATCACGATCGGGAAAGCCGGACGTGCTCGTTGGCTCGGCAAACGCCCGACGGTACGCGGTTCCGTGATGAACCCGAGCGACCACCCGCACGGCGGTGGTGAAGGTAAGGCTCCGATCGGTCGGAAATCTCCGGTCACCCCGTGGGGCAAACCGACATTGGGCTACAAAACACGGAAGAAAAACAAGCCTTCGGACAAATACATCATCCGTCGTCGCAAGAAGTAACGGCTTTTTGGGTCATAAGCACCTACCGGAAGGGAGGTTGGATGCATGGGTCGCAGCCTGAAGAAAGGGCCCTTTGCGGATGAGCATCTGTTGAAAAAAGTGCGGGAGCTGAACGAGAAGAACGAGAAGCGCGTGATCAAAACCTGGTCCCGTCGTTCCACCATTTTCCCGGAATTCGTTGGACACACAATCGCCGTGCACGACGGACGCAAACACGTGCCGGTGTACATCACGGAAGACATGGTGGGACACAAACTGGGTGAGTTTGTGCCGACCCGCACCTTCCGCGGTCATGCGGGAGATGACAAGAAAACGAAGAAGCGGTAAGGAAGGCGCTAGGTTAGCGAGAGAGGAGGTCGTCACATGCAAGCGAAAGCCGTCGCTCGTTACGTACGGATTGCACCTCGCAAAGCGCGTTTGGTAATCGACTTGATCCGCGGCAAATCGGTGGAGGAAGCGTTGGCGATCCTGCGTTTCACCCCGCGCGCCGCTTCTCCGATCATCGAGAAAGTGCTCAAGTCCGCCATCGCGAACGCTGAGCACAATCACAACATGGACGTACGGCGGTTGGTCGTGGAAAAAGCGTACGTGGACGAAGGGCCCACGATGAAACGGTACCGTCCGCGCGCACAAGGACGTGCCAGCCGGATCAACAAACGGACCAGCCACATCACGGTCATCGTATCTGAGAAATAAGGAGGGATGAAACGGTGGGTCAAAAGGTAAGCCCGGTAGGTTTGCGGGTTGGCATCATCCGTGACTGGGAATCCAAATGGTTTGCCGGGAAAGATTATGCCGACCTGTTGCACGAGGACATCAAGATTCGAGAGTTCATTCGCAAACGGATGAAAGACGCCGCGATCTCGAGCATCGAGATTGAGCGGGCAGCCAACCGCGTCAACATCACCATTCACACCGCGAAACCGGGGATGGTGATCGGGAAGGGCGGTTCGGAAGTCGAAGCATTGCGTCAAGCGCTGAACAAATTGACCGGTAAAAAAGTGCACATCAACATCAGCGAAATCAAAAATCCGGAACTGGACGCCTATCTGGTGGCGGAAAACATCGCGCAACAACTGGAGCGCCGTATTTCCTTCCGCCGTGCGATGAAACAGGCGATCCAACGCACCTTGCGCGCTGGAGCGAAAGGGATTCGCACCCAAGTGAGCGGACGTCTGGGTGGTGCGGACATTGCGCGTACGGAAGGCTACAGCGAAGGTACGGTGCCGCTTCACACTCTGCGTGCGGATATTGACTACGGTTTTGCCGAAGCGCACACGACCTACGGACGGATTGGCGTGAAAGTGTGGATTTATCGCGGTGAAGTGCTTCCCAAGAAGAAAAAAGGAGACGCGGAAGGGGGCGAATAACGATGCTGATGCCGAAACGCACCAAGTACCGCAAAGAGCACCGCGGCCGGATGAAAGGCCGGGCCAAAGGCGGTACCGAAGTGGCATTTGGTGAATACGGTCTGCAAGCTTTGGAGCCGTCTTGGATCACCAACCGGCAAATCGAAGCAGCCCGTGTTGCCATGACCCGTTACATCAAACGGGGCGGGAAAGTCTGGATCAAAATCTTCCCGGACAAACCGGTAACCCAAAAACCGCTTGAGGTGCGGATGGGTAG
This window contains:
- the rplB gene encoding 50S ribosomal protein L2, with the translated sequence MGIKRFKPTSPGRRQMTVSTFEEITTDKPEKSLVVTLPKKSGRNNQGKITVRHQGGGHKRKYRIIDFKRDKDGIPGRVATIEYDPNRSANIALIHYADGEKRYILAPHGLKVGQEIMSGPDADIKVGNALPLANIPVGTVIHNIELKPGRGGQLVRAAGAQAQLMGKEGKYAIVRLTSGEMRMIHINCRATIGQVGNLDHELITIGKAGRARWLGKRPTVRGSVMNPSDHPHGGGEGKAPIGRKSPVTPWGKPTLGYKTRKKNKPSDKYIIRRRKK
- the rplW gene encoding 50S ribosomal protein L23: MKDPRDIIRRPIITEKSTEMNEERKYVFEVDLRANKTEIKQAVEKIFGVKVEKVNTMRVRGKKKRYGRFTGRTPERKKAIVKLTADSKPIELFEV
- the rplD gene encoding 50S ribosomal protein L4, with translation MPKVAVYDMNGSQVGEIELSEAIFGIEPNKAVLHDAVVMQQASLRRGTHAVKNRAAVRGGGRKPWRQKGTGRARHGSIRSPLWVGGGVVFGPTPRSYAYKLPKKVRRLAIKSALSAKVKDNELIVLDDLKMEQPKTREMVRVLNNLNADRKALVVSGAFDENVALSARNIPGVKFIQADGINVLDVLSHDKLIMTRDAIARVEEVFSR
- the rplV gene encoding 50S ribosomal protein L22 — translated: MQAKAVARYVRIAPRKARLVIDLIRGKSVEEALAILRFTPRAASPIIEKVLKSAIANAEHNHNMDVRRLVVEKAYVDEGPTMKRYRPRAQGRASRINKRTSHITVIVSEK
- the fusA gene encoding elongation factor G, whose product is MAREFSLEKTRNIGIMAHIDAGKTTTTERILFYTGRVHKIGEVHEGAATMDWMEQEQERGITITSAATTCQWKGHRINIIDTPGHVDFTVEVERSLRVLDGAVGVFCAKGGVEPQSETVWRQADKYGVPRIAYVNKMDIVGADFYGAVEQMRDRLQANAVPIQLPIGAEDTFEGIIDLVKNCAYFYLDDLGTQTEAREIPDEYKEKAEEYRTALLEAVAEIDEELMMKYLEGEEITEEEIVAALRKGTCEVKITPVLCGSSYKNKGVQMLLDAVVAYLPSPVDVPDIRGELPDGTEATRKSGDDEPFAALAFKIMSDPYVGKLTFFRVYSGTLNSGSYVLNSTKGKRERIGRILQMHANHREEISTVYAGDIAAAVGLKDTTTGDTLCDEKHPIILESMVFPEPVISIAIEPKSKADQDKMAMALAKLAEEDPTFRTHTDEETGQTIISGMGELHLDIIVDRLRREFKVEAKVGKPQVAYKETFRKSAKVEGKFIRQTGGRGQYGHVWIEFEPLPEGSGFVFENKIVGGVVPKEYIPAVQAGIEEAMQNGVLAGYPMVDIKATIFDGSYHDVDSSEMAFKIAGSLALKAAKDKCDPVLLEPIMRVEVVVPEEYMGDIMGDINSRRGRVEGMEARGGAQVIRGMVPLAEMFGYATSLRSKTQGRGTFTMQFDHYEEVPKNIAEEIIANNAGK
- the rpsJ gene encoding 30S ribosomal protein S10, which translates into the protein MAKQKIRIRLKAYDHRILDQSAEKIVDTAKRTGAGVSGPIPLPTERSVYTILRAVHKYKDSREQFEMRTHKRLIDIVNPTPQTVDALMRLDLPSGVDIEIKL
- the tuf gene encoding elongation factor Tu, with protein sequence MAKAKFERTKPHVNIGTIGHVDHGKTTLTAAITTVLAKTGGAVATAYDQIDKAPEEKERGITISTAHVEYETENRHYAHVDCPGHADYVKNMITGAAQMDGAILVVSAADGPMPQTREHILLSRQVGVPYIVVFLNKVDMVDDEELLELVEMEVRDLLSEYEFPGDEIPVVKGSALKALENPDSEWADAILELMKAVDEYIPTPERDKDKPFLMPVEDVFSITGRGTVATGRVERGTIKVGDEVEIVGLADETKKTVVTGVEMFRKLLDVAEAGDNIGALLRGVDRKEVERGQVLAKPGSVNPHTKFEAQVYILTKEEGGRHTPFFNGYRPQFYFRTTDVTGVIKLPEGTEMVMPGDNIKMEVELIAPIAIEEGTRFAIREGGRTVGAGAVSKILG
- the rplP gene encoding 50S ribosomal protein L16, whose amino-acid sequence is MLMPKRTKYRKEHRGRMKGRAKGGTEVAFGEYGLQALEPSWITNRQIEAARVAMTRYIKRGGKVWIKIFPDKPVTQKPLEVRMGSGKGSPEKWVAVVKPGKILFELAGVPEEVAREAMRLAAHKLPIKTKFVKRNEAGGSE
- the rplC gene encoding 50S ribosomal protein L3 gives rise to the protein MKGILGKKLGMTQVFTADGTVVPVTVIQAGPCVVLQKKEETTDGYEAIQLGFEDKKEHRANKPEIGHAKKANTTPKKFVREIRGMNPAEYEVGQEIKVDLFQEGEIVDVTGTSKGKGFAGAIKRHNQARGPMSHGSRYHRGPGSLGPIAPNRVFKGQTLPGRMGGERVTIQNLEIVKVDTDNNLLLVKGSIPGPRNSYVIVKSAVKSR
- the rpsS gene encoding 30S ribosomal protein S19, yielding MGRSLKKGPFADEHLLKKVRELNEKNEKRVIKTWSRRSTIFPEFVGHTIAVHDGRKHVPVYITEDMVGHKLGEFVPTRTFRGHAGDDKKTKKR
- the rpsC gene encoding 30S ribosomal protein S3, coding for MGQKVSPVGLRVGIIRDWESKWFAGKDYADLLHEDIKIREFIRKRMKDAAISSIEIERAANRVNITIHTAKPGMVIGKGGSEVEALRQALNKLTGKKVHINISEIKNPELDAYLVAENIAQQLERRISFRRAMKQAIQRTLRAGAKGIRTQVSGRLGGADIARTEGYSEGTVPLHTLRADIDYGFAEAHTTYGRIGVKVWIYRGEVLPKKKKGDAEGGE